The genomic stretch GGCGCAGTGGTAACCGCCGCTGTTGTAGAACTGAATGACCCGCAGCAGTTCGGACAACGATATGCCGTTGTCCTGGTCTATGTCGGCGCTGTGCCAGGCATCGTCGCACGGCTCGCCTTCGCCTTCGCCTTCCCCCTCGCCCTCACCTGGCAGACACGGGTTGAGTTCAAGCCGCCAGTTCAGCAGCGTGCCTGCAACACCGTCGACGGTGTCCGAAACGCGCAATTCCCAGACACCCTCCATGTCCCGCGCGTTCAATACATGCAATTGATGCGCAGGCCGGAACCGGCCGGTGTAGGGCGCAGCGCCTTCCGCAAACGAGACGGGCGCTTCGTCGTCGAAGGTCGTTTCGGCCAGGTTCGCGCCTTGGCCGGTCAGCCGCGGAAACAACAGCACGGCTGTGCCATCCGGGGCGACCAGTTCCGCCGCGAGGTGGTCCAGCGACCCGTGGGTCACGTTCAGCGTCACCGCGGCATGTTCAATAAGCCGCGACTCGCTGATTTCGATGAACGAGGAGGCAATCGTGAAATCCTCGATGGCCTGCGGCGTATCATTGACCAGCAGGATATCGCATTCGGGCAAACCCTGCCCTTCGCCCTCGCCTTCACCTTCGCCCTCGCCTTCACCTTCGCCCTCGCCTTCACCTTCGCCCTCGCCCTCACCTTCGCCCTCGCCCTCACCTT from Candidatus Hydrogenedentota bacterium encodes the following:
- a CDS encoding proprotein convertase P-domain-containing protein, translated to GGEGEGEGEGEGEGEGEGEGEGEGEGEGEGEGEGEGEGEGEGEGEGEGEGEGEGEGEGEGEGEGEGEGEGEGEGEGQGLPECDILLVNDTPQAIEDFTIASSFIEISESRLIEHAAVTLNVTHGSLDHLAAELVAPDGTAVLLFPRLTGQGANLAETTFDDEAPVSFAEGAAPYTGRFRPAHQLHVLNARDMEGVWELRVSDTVDGVAGTLLNWRLELNPCLPGEGEGEGEGEGEPCDDAWHSADIDQDNGISLSELLRVIQFYNSGGYHCAGDPAGTEDGYVPGAGANTSCCPHDGDYAGGTDWAINLSELLRIIQFYNSGGYHHCPGDGTEDGFCPGAK